CGCTTGAAGTGCAACCCGACCATCACCACCCAGGCAAAAGACGGCAGCTTGGACAAAAACGGCAAACCCAAGAAGAAGCGCTATGGGCTATACAAACTCGAGGACTTGGTTGGTGAAGAAATCGAAGGCGTTTGGAAACCGGGCTGGCTCGAGCGTCAAGCCGAAAAATCAGGTTTCAAGCTTATGGACTTTATGGTTGTCCAGAACGAGAAACTCACGCTTTATAAGCATGATAGCTCGAGCAAAATCACCCTTCAGTCGGTGCTATACGAGGGTCATCTAAAGATTACAGACCTCGAGACGTTCAAGCGCACCCTTGCTGCGGGCCTTGGTCACGCGAAGGCCCTGGGCTTTGGCCTGCTCTCCATTGCCAAAGGGTAGGGCATGAATTACGAAACCCGCAACCTCCAGGAACTGCCCAAGTTCCGCGACGGGCTTTCGTACCTGTACCTCGAGCATGGCCGCCTCGAGCAGCAAGACCAGGCCGTAGCTTTCTACACGCAAGAGGGGGTGGTCTCCATCCCGGCCGCGGCCCTGGGGGTTCTGCTACTGGGGCCGGGCACTTCCGTTACCCATGCTGCTATCCGCCAGCTCGCCAACAACGGCTGTTCGGTGTTCTGGGTGGGCGAGGAGATGGTGCGGTTCTACGCCAGCGGCATGGGCGAAACCCGCAGCAGCGCCCACCTGATGCGCCAGGTGCAAGCCTGGGCCGACCCGAAAGCGCATCTGGAGGTAGTTAAGCGTATGTACCGCATGCGCTTTCCCGAAGGGCTACCTGCCGACCTAACCCTGGAGCAGATTCGGGGCCGCGAAGGGGTGCGCGTGCGCGATACCTACGCCCGCTGGAGCCGAGAAACGGGCGTGCCCTGGAAGGGCCGCAACTACAACCGGGGCAACTGGGCCGATGCCGACCCCATCAACCGCGCCCTTTCTGCCGGGGCTGCTTGCCTCTACGGGCTATGCCACGCCGCCATAGTTTCAGCAGGATACAGCCCTGCGCTGGGCTTCATCCACACTGGCAAACAGCTTTCCTTTGTGTACGACATTGCCGACCTCTACAAGGCCGAAACCCTGGTACCCACAGCTTTTACGGTGGTGGCCGAGTCGGAGCAGGCTGTAGAGCGACGTGTGCGCCATGCCCTGCGCGATCACCTCAAGCGCATCAAACTATTGGATCGTGTAGTGGACGACCTGCACCGCCTATTCGATGCCCTCGAGCTTCCCGACCCCTACGCTGCCGATCCGGCCCTACCGGGCGAACTTTGGGATCCGGAAGGCAGCGTACCAGGGGGCACAGCTTACGGTTCAGAAGAACAAGACTGAGCTATGGTGGTGATTGTGCTCGAAAACGTACCCAAGCGTTTGCGTGGAGAGCTAAGCAGGTGGATGCTCGAGGTTAGCACGGGAGTTTTTGTGGGCAGTTTGTCGGCTCTGGTGCGCGACCTTCTGTGGCAAAAATGCGTAGAGAAGAAAACCGCAGGTCGGGTATGCATGATGTACCGCTACAACAACGAACAGGGTTTTGTGGTACGGACGCACGGCGACACCACCCGCAAACTGGTAGACTTTGAGGGCCTAA
The nucleotide sequence above comes from Meiothermus sp. CFH 77666. Encoded proteins:
- the cas6e gene encoding type I-E CRISPR-associated protein Cas6/Cse3/CasE, translating into MYLSRLQLDPRSKQARTDLANPYELHATLCRAFAAEDQTPPRFLWRLEEGKNPVVLVQSATEPDWDKLAQRFPGYFQEPPKTGQLPLEHLQLGQVLRFRLKCNPTITTQAKDGSLDKNGKPKKKRYGLYKLEDLVGEEIEGVWKPGWLERQAEKSGFKLMDFMVVQNEKLTLYKHDSSSKITLQSVLYEGHLKITDLETFKRTLAAGLGHAKALGFGLLSIAKG
- the cas1e gene encoding type I-E CRISPR-associated endonuclease Cas1e encodes the protein MNYETRNLQELPKFRDGLSYLYLEHGRLEQQDQAVAFYTQEGVVSIPAAALGVLLLGPGTSVTHAAIRQLANNGCSVFWVGEEMVRFYASGMGETRSSAHLMRQVQAWADPKAHLEVVKRMYRMRFPEGLPADLTLEQIRGREGVRVRDTYARWSRETGVPWKGRNYNRGNWADADPINRALSAGAACLYGLCHAAIVSAGYSPALGFIHTGKQLSFVYDIADLYKAETLVPTAFTVVAESEQAVERRVRHALRDHLKRIKLLDRVVDDLHRLFDALELPDPYAADPALPGELWDPEGSVPGGTAYGSEEQD
- the cas2e gene encoding type I-E CRISPR-associated endoribonuclease Cas2e, with translation MVVIVLENVPKRLRGELSRWMLEVSTGVFVGSLSALVRDLLWQKCVEKKTAGRVCMMYRYNNEQGFVVRTHGDTTRKLVDFEGLTLVAVQNAEWQRIHAKRKKSKATENLEKDNPNLSARDSDTSDGVSG